A single window of Dendropsophus ebraccatus isolate aDenEbr1 chromosome 5, aDenEbr1.pat, whole genome shotgun sequence DNA harbors:
- the EMSY gene encoding BRCA2-interacting transcriptional repressor EMSY isoform X1, which yields MPVVWPTLLDFSRDECKRILRKLELEAYAGVISALRAQGDLSKEKKDLLGELSKVLSISTERHRAEVRRAVNDERLTTIAHNMSGPNSSSEWSIEGRRLIPLMPRLVPQTAFTAAANAIANSAGQHNSSLPDPAETGNKEVVVCYSYTSTTSTPTSTPVPSGSVAAVKSPRPASPASNVVVLPSGSTVYVKSVNCSDDDEKPRKRRRTNSSSSSPVVLKDVPKPTTPVSKTIAVPVASTPKMSNIMQSIANSLPPHMSPVKITFTKPTTQTTNTSTQKVIIVTTSPSSTFVPNILSKSHNYAAVTKLVPTSVITSTTQKPPVVATSAQSSAVTISGTATPVSTGSIAVTTVVSSTPSLVMSTVAQSISTSTVKAASNRLPSPKSLVASPGQILAQFPKQYQQSPKHQIHQISQQATPLAQTPTLSHPASTPQQQMPQGIKPTIQIKQESGVKIITQQVQPSKILPKPMSASLPNSSSAPIMVVSSNGAIMTTKLVTTPSGTQASYTRPAVSSALGARMAATPGATYVKTTSGSIITVVPKSLATLGGKIISSNIVSGTTTKITTIPMTSKPNVIVVQKTTGKGTTIQGIPGKNVVTTLLNAGGDKALQAMPAGTKPAIITATRPITKMIVTQPKGIGSAVQPATKIIPTKIVYGQQGKTQVLIKPKPVTFQATMMSEQTRQLVTETLQQASRVVETTSATIQEVKEDTESSSSSTESSQSSQGADVYMSNSQPVVHVIASRGQDWSEHEIAMDTTPTIIYQDITGESQSATSTIKALMELQQTSVKEKADCKPRQPTIDLSQMAVPIQMAPHKHQAESSAIAVVESELVAEYISTGKTRPVASTTTVSSGDVPLTSLLQVSHPSQHHHLQTSQSSRTLLQHISQSQSAAQTSVLVKSLPTSSSGAITHIMHQALSSHTAFKRTEETVTEEGEVEEMDTLDPQTGLFYRSALAQRQQKQIHLHQEGAHLQVKTVQSLQTKQKQIIQLQPEQIQHKIQQTAQLSIRQQKITPLQQEHIQQHTQRHMLVKERHIPSLVSQPQQTVVQVLAVKTTQPLPKLQQVPGQQKIYMQSHLSQTPVQIPMSSEKQPSSQVIFRPIVSQGSAVTKITFEGHHPPTVSKATVSDCLPKLTPAIASILPSMSLADKASVADILKMSMMEADIDPNVEPMIVDAPCKVTPIIKPMPVLTEAAIPPQVQRLSTPSAVTTTVPPPPKCFPAPIITATSSTALPVPLPPPPPLTRKVDVPVASQIIQIQNVPQAPKRTEEMPSEIIIQTIPQYPIPCHSSSNVVVEPSGLLEMNNFTSQRLGDEDTVIIHDGDITTDERTQCKPSLNIEHA from the exons ATGCCAGTGGTGTGGCCGACTCTCCTGGATTTCAGCCGAGATGAATGCAAAAGGATCCTCCGGAAACTGG AGCTGGAGGCGTACGCGGGCGTTATCAGCGCCCTCCGTGCACAGGGCGACCTCAGTAAGGAGAAGAAAGACCTTCTCGGAGAGCTCTCTAAGGTTCTGAG CATTTCTACAGAGCGGCATCGGGCGGAGGTCCGCAGAGCGGTGAACGATGAGCGTCTCACTACAATCGCCCACAA TATGTCGGGTCCGAACAGTTCCTCTGAGTGGTCCATTGAAGGGCGGAGGCTGATCCCCCTGATGCCGCGTCTGGTCCCTCAGACGGCTTTCACAGCTGCCGCCAATGCCATAGCAAACTCTGCAGGACAACACAACTCCTCCCTGCCTGACCCGGCGGAGACTGGAAACAAGGAAG TGGTGGTGTGCTACTCTTACACCAGTACAACCTCCACACCCACATCCACTCCTGTCCCTAGTGGTAGTGTGGCTGCCGTCAAGTCCCCCCGACCTGCCAGTCCTGCCTCCAATGTGGTCGTCCTGCCCAGTGGCAGCACAGTCTATGTGAAAA GTGTCAACTGTTCAGACGATGATGAGAAGCCCCGAAAGAGACGACGGACCAACTCCAGCAGCTCCTCCCCCGTGGTCCTAAAAGATGTCCCCAAACCCACCACGCCAGTCTCCAAGACCATCGCAGTGCCGGTGGCCAGCACCCCCAAAATGAGCAACATCATGCAGAGCATCGCCAACTCCTTACCTCCCCACATGTCACCGGTGAAGATCACCTTCACCAAGCCCACCACCCAGACCACAAACACGTCCACGCAGAAG GTTATAATTGTTACAACTTCTCCCAGCTCCACGTTTGTCCCGAACATTTTATCCAAGTCTCATAACTATGCAGCGGTCACCAAGCTGGTCCCCACGTCTGTCATCACTTCTACTACCCAGAAGCCCCCAGTGGTGGCCACCTCAGCCCAGTCCTCTGCTGTCACCATCAGCGGCACCGCTACGCCAGTGTCCACGGGAAGTATCGCCGTCACCACCGTGGTGTCCTCAACACCATCCCTCGTGATGTCCACAGTGGCGCAAA GTATCTCAACATCGACTGTGAAAGCCGCCTCCAACAGGCTGCCCTCTCCCAAGAGCCTGGTGGCGTCTCCCGGCCAGATCCTTGCGCAGTTTCCCAAGCAATACCAGCAGTCGCCCAAACACCAGATCCACCAGATATCACAGCAGGCGACGCCACTGGCACAGACGCCCACCTTGTCTCACCCCGCTTCTACCCCACAGCAACAGATGCCCCAAGGGATCAAACCCACCATACAGATCAAGCAGGAGTCTG GTGTCAAAATAATCACACAGCAAGTTCAGCCGAGTAAGATCCTTCCGAAACCGATGTCCGCATCTCTGCCAAACAGCAGCAGCGCCCCAATCATGGTGGTCAGCAGCAACGGGGCGATAATGACCACCAAGCTGGTCACCACTCCCAGCG GGACGCAGGCGTCATATACCCGTCCGGCTGTCAGCTCTGCCCTCGGGGCTCGTATGGCGGCCACTCCAGGGGCTACATATGTGAAGACCACCAGTGGAAGTATTATCACCGTGGTGCCAAAGTCTCTGGCTACACTGGGAGGCAAGATCATCAGTAGCAACATTGTATCTG GTACAACCACAAAGATCACCACCATCCCCATGACCTCTAAACCCAACGTCATTGTGGTGCAGAAAACCACCGGCAAAGGCACAACCATACAGGGGATCCCGGGGAAGAACGTGGTGACCACACTGCTGAACGCTGGG GGTGATAAGGCTCTTCAGGCCATGCCAGCGGGCACCAAGCCAGCGATCATCACCGCCACCCGGCCTATCACCAAGATGATTGTCACACAACCTAAGGGCATAGGATCAGCAGTGCAGCCGGCGACCAAGATCATCCCCACCAAAATAGTGTACGGACAGCAGGGAAAAACACAG GTTCTTATAAAGCCGAAGCCGGTGACCTTTCAGGCCACTATGATGAGTGAGCAGACCCGGCAGCTGGTCACGGAGACTCTGCAGCAGGCATCGCGGGTGGTGGAGACCACAAGTGCCACCATCCAAGAAGTAAAAGAAGACACAGAGAGCAGCTCTTCATCCACAGAATCCTCCCAGAGCTCCCAAGGTGCCGATGTCTACATGTCAA ATTCCCAGCCGGTGGTCCACGTGATCGCCTCTCGGGGCCAAGACTGGTCGGAGCATGAAATAGCCATGGACACCACTCCCACAATTATCTACCAGGACATCACGGGGGAGTCCCAGTCTGCAACGTCCACCATCAAAGCCCTGATGGAACTGCAGCAAACCAGCG TGAAAGAGAAAGCGGATTGTAAGCCCCGCCAGCCGACTATTGACCTCAGTCAGATGGCTGTTCCCATCCAGATGGCCCCACATAAACACCAGGCTGAGAGTTCTGCCATCGCCGTGGTGGAGTCAGAATTGGTTGCAGAATACATATCCACAG GTAAGACGAGACCTGTGGCCTCCACCACCACAGTGAGCTCTGGAGACGTCCCCCTCACCTCGCTCCTTCAGGTCAGCCACCCGTCACAGCATCACCACCTGCAGACCTCACAGTCCTCCCGTACGCTGCTCCAGCACATCTCCCAGTCTCAGAGCGCAGCCCAGACGTCTGTGCTGGTGAAGTCGCTCCCCACGTCCTCCAGCGGAGCCATCACACATATAATGCACCAG GCGCTGAGCAGTCACACCGCTTTCAAGAGGACAGAAGAGACTGTGACGGAGGAGGGTGAAGTGGAAGAAATGGACACGCTGGATCCTCAGACCGGTCTCTTCTACAGATCCGCCCTGGCTCAGAGGCAGCAGAAACAGATCCACCTGCACCAGGAGGGGGCGCACCTCCAAGTGAAGACAGTGCAGTCGCTGCAGACCAAGCAGAAGCAGATCATCCAGCTGCAGCCGGAGCAGATCCAGCACAAGATTCAGCAGACGGCCCAGTTATCAATCCGACAGCAGAAGATCACCCCGCTGCAGCAGGAGCACATCCAGCAGCACACACAGCGCCACATGCTGGTCAAAGAGAGGCACATCCCCTCACTGGTGTCTCAGCCGCAGCAGACTGTGGTGCAGGTGCTGGCCGTGAAAACAACCCAGCCGCTACCGAAACTGCAGCAGGTGCCAGGCCAGCAGAAAATATACATGCAGTCACacctatcccagaccccagtacaGATCCCAATGTCATCGGAGAAGCAGCCCAGCAGTCAGGTAATCTTCCGG CCCATAGTATCACAGGGTTCTGCGGTTACGAAGATCACGTTTGAGGGACATCATCCGCCTACTGTTTCGAAAGCAACAGTAAGCGATTGTCTACCAAAGCTCACCCCTGCTATAGCCAGTATCCTCCCCAGCATGTCATTGGCAGACAAGGCATCCGTTGCGGATATACTGAAGATGTCAATGATGGAAGCCGATATAGATCCGAATGTTGAACCCATGATTGTGGATGCCCCATGTAAAGTTACTCCTATAATTAAACCTATGCCAGTGTTAACGGAGGCGGCCATACCTCCTCAGGTGCAGAGGCTATCTACACCAAGTGCAGTGACCACTACTGTACCGCCACCTCCTAAATGCTTCCCAGCCCCCATCATTACTGCAACCTCTTCCACTGCGCTGCCAGTACCATTGCCACCACCACCTCCACTTACCAGAAAAGTAGATGTTCCTGTTGCCAGTCAGATTATTCAGATCCAGAATGTCCCACAAGCTCCAAAGAGAACGGAAGAAATGCCTTCTGAAATTATTATACAG ACCATCCCGCAGTATCCgatcccctgtcactccagctccAACGTGGTGGTGGAGCCCAGCGGCCTCCTAGAGATGAATAACTTTACCAGTCAGCGGCTCGGGGATGAGGACACGGTGATCATTCACGATGGCGACATCACTACGGATGAGAGGACACAGTGTAAACCATCGCTCAATATTGAGCATGCATAG
- the EMSY gene encoding BRCA2-interacting transcriptional repressor EMSY isoform X2 encodes MPVVWPTLLDFSRDECKRILRKLELEAYAGVISALRAQGDLSKEKKDLLGELSKVLSISTERHRAEVRRAVNDERLTTIAHNMSGPNSSSEWSIEGRRLIPLMPRLVPQTAFTAAANAIANSAGQHNSSLPDPAETGNKEVVVCYSYTSTTSTPTSTPVPSGSVAAVKSPRPASPASNVVVLPSGSTVYVKSVNCSDDDEKPRKRRRTNSSSSSPVVLKDVPKPTTPVSKTIAVPVASTPKMSNIMQSIANSLPPHMSPVKITFTKPTTQTTNTSTQKVIIVTTSPSSTFVPNILSKSHNYAAVTKLVPTSVITSTTQKPPVVATSAQSSAVTISGTATPVSTGSIAVTTVVSSTPSLVMSTVAQSISTSTVKAASNRLPSPKSLVASPGQILAQFPKQYQQSPKHQIHQISQQATPLAQTPTLSHPASTPQQQMPQGIKPTIQIKQESGVKIITQQVQPSKILPKPMSASLPNSSSAPIMVVSSNGAIMTTKLVTTPSGTQASYTRPAVSSALGARMAATPGATYVKTTSGSIITVVPKSLATLGGKIISSNIVSGTTTKITTIPMTSKPNVIVVQKTTGKGTTIQGIPGKNVVTTLLNAGGDKALQAMPAGTKPAIITATRPITKMIVTQPKGIGSAVQPATKIIPTKIVYGQQGKTQVLIKPKPVTFQATMMSEQTRQLVTETLQQASRVVETTSATIQEVKEDTESSSSSTESSQSSQGADVYMSNSQPVVHVIASRGQDWSEHEIAMDTTPTIIYQDITGESQSATSTIKALMELQQTSVKEKADCKPRQPTIDLSQMAVPIQMAPHKHQAESSAIAVVESELVAEYISTGKTRPVASTTTVSSGDVPLTSLLQVSHPSQHHHLQTSQSSRTLLQHISQSQSAAQTSVLVKSLPTSSSGAITHIMHQALSSHTAFKRTEETVTEEGEVEEMDTLDPQTGLFYRSALAQRQQKQIHLHQEGAHLQVKTVQSLQTKQKQIIQLQPEQIQHKIQQTAQLSIRQQKITPLQQEHIQQHTQRHMLVKERHIPSLVSQPQQTVVQVLAVKTTQPLPKLQQVPGQQKIYMQSHLSQTPVQIPMSSEKQPSSQPIVSQGSAVTKITFEGHHPPTVSKATVSDCLPKLTPAIASILPSMSLADKASVADILKMSMMEADIDPNVEPMIVDAPCKVTPIIKPMPVLTEAAIPPQVQRLSTPSAVTTTVPPPPKCFPAPIITATSSTALPVPLPPPPPLTRKVDVPVASQIIQIQNVPQAPKRTEEMPSEIIIQTIPQYPIPCHSSSNVVVEPSGLLEMNNFTSQRLGDEDTVIIHDGDITTDERTQCKPSLNIEHA; translated from the exons ATGCCAGTGGTGTGGCCGACTCTCCTGGATTTCAGCCGAGATGAATGCAAAAGGATCCTCCGGAAACTGG AGCTGGAGGCGTACGCGGGCGTTATCAGCGCCCTCCGTGCACAGGGCGACCTCAGTAAGGAGAAGAAAGACCTTCTCGGAGAGCTCTCTAAGGTTCTGAG CATTTCTACAGAGCGGCATCGGGCGGAGGTCCGCAGAGCGGTGAACGATGAGCGTCTCACTACAATCGCCCACAA TATGTCGGGTCCGAACAGTTCCTCTGAGTGGTCCATTGAAGGGCGGAGGCTGATCCCCCTGATGCCGCGTCTGGTCCCTCAGACGGCTTTCACAGCTGCCGCCAATGCCATAGCAAACTCTGCAGGACAACACAACTCCTCCCTGCCTGACCCGGCGGAGACTGGAAACAAGGAAG TGGTGGTGTGCTACTCTTACACCAGTACAACCTCCACACCCACATCCACTCCTGTCCCTAGTGGTAGTGTGGCTGCCGTCAAGTCCCCCCGACCTGCCAGTCCTGCCTCCAATGTGGTCGTCCTGCCCAGTGGCAGCACAGTCTATGTGAAAA GTGTCAACTGTTCAGACGATGATGAGAAGCCCCGAAAGAGACGACGGACCAACTCCAGCAGCTCCTCCCCCGTGGTCCTAAAAGATGTCCCCAAACCCACCACGCCAGTCTCCAAGACCATCGCAGTGCCGGTGGCCAGCACCCCCAAAATGAGCAACATCATGCAGAGCATCGCCAACTCCTTACCTCCCCACATGTCACCGGTGAAGATCACCTTCACCAAGCCCACCACCCAGACCACAAACACGTCCACGCAGAAG GTTATAATTGTTACAACTTCTCCCAGCTCCACGTTTGTCCCGAACATTTTATCCAAGTCTCATAACTATGCAGCGGTCACCAAGCTGGTCCCCACGTCTGTCATCACTTCTACTACCCAGAAGCCCCCAGTGGTGGCCACCTCAGCCCAGTCCTCTGCTGTCACCATCAGCGGCACCGCTACGCCAGTGTCCACGGGAAGTATCGCCGTCACCACCGTGGTGTCCTCAACACCATCCCTCGTGATGTCCACAGTGGCGCAAA GTATCTCAACATCGACTGTGAAAGCCGCCTCCAACAGGCTGCCCTCTCCCAAGAGCCTGGTGGCGTCTCCCGGCCAGATCCTTGCGCAGTTTCCCAAGCAATACCAGCAGTCGCCCAAACACCAGATCCACCAGATATCACAGCAGGCGACGCCACTGGCACAGACGCCCACCTTGTCTCACCCCGCTTCTACCCCACAGCAACAGATGCCCCAAGGGATCAAACCCACCATACAGATCAAGCAGGAGTCTG GTGTCAAAATAATCACACAGCAAGTTCAGCCGAGTAAGATCCTTCCGAAACCGATGTCCGCATCTCTGCCAAACAGCAGCAGCGCCCCAATCATGGTGGTCAGCAGCAACGGGGCGATAATGACCACCAAGCTGGTCACCACTCCCAGCG GGACGCAGGCGTCATATACCCGTCCGGCTGTCAGCTCTGCCCTCGGGGCTCGTATGGCGGCCACTCCAGGGGCTACATATGTGAAGACCACCAGTGGAAGTATTATCACCGTGGTGCCAAAGTCTCTGGCTACACTGGGAGGCAAGATCATCAGTAGCAACATTGTATCTG GTACAACCACAAAGATCACCACCATCCCCATGACCTCTAAACCCAACGTCATTGTGGTGCAGAAAACCACCGGCAAAGGCACAACCATACAGGGGATCCCGGGGAAGAACGTGGTGACCACACTGCTGAACGCTGGG GGTGATAAGGCTCTTCAGGCCATGCCAGCGGGCACCAAGCCAGCGATCATCACCGCCACCCGGCCTATCACCAAGATGATTGTCACACAACCTAAGGGCATAGGATCAGCAGTGCAGCCGGCGACCAAGATCATCCCCACCAAAATAGTGTACGGACAGCAGGGAAAAACACAG GTTCTTATAAAGCCGAAGCCGGTGACCTTTCAGGCCACTATGATGAGTGAGCAGACCCGGCAGCTGGTCACGGAGACTCTGCAGCAGGCATCGCGGGTGGTGGAGACCACAAGTGCCACCATCCAAGAAGTAAAAGAAGACACAGAGAGCAGCTCTTCATCCACAGAATCCTCCCAGAGCTCCCAAGGTGCCGATGTCTACATGTCAA ATTCCCAGCCGGTGGTCCACGTGATCGCCTCTCGGGGCCAAGACTGGTCGGAGCATGAAATAGCCATGGACACCACTCCCACAATTATCTACCAGGACATCACGGGGGAGTCCCAGTCTGCAACGTCCACCATCAAAGCCCTGATGGAACTGCAGCAAACCAGCG TGAAAGAGAAAGCGGATTGTAAGCCCCGCCAGCCGACTATTGACCTCAGTCAGATGGCTGTTCCCATCCAGATGGCCCCACATAAACACCAGGCTGAGAGTTCTGCCATCGCCGTGGTGGAGTCAGAATTGGTTGCAGAATACATATCCACAG GTAAGACGAGACCTGTGGCCTCCACCACCACAGTGAGCTCTGGAGACGTCCCCCTCACCTCGCTCCTTCAGGTCAGCCACCCGTCACAGCATCACCACCTGCAGACCTCACAGTCCTCCCGTACGCTGCTCCAGCACATCTCCCAGTCTCAGAGCGCAGCCCAGACGTCTGTGCTGGTGAAGTCGCTCCCCACGTCCTCCAGCGGAGCCATCACACATATAATGCACCAG GCGCTGAGCAGTCACACCGCTTTCAAGAGGACAGAAGAGACTGTGACGGAGGAGGGTGAAGTGGAAGAAATGGACACGCTGGATCCTCAGACCGGTCTCTTCTACAGATCCGCCCTGGCTCAGAGGCAGCAGAAACAGATCCACCTGCACCAGGAGGGGGCGCACCTCCAAGTGAAGACAGTGCAGTCGCTGCAGACCAAGCAGAAGCAGATCATCCAGCTGCAGCCGGAGCAGATCCAGCACAAGATTCAGCAGACGGCCCAGTTATCAATCCGACAGCAGAAGATCACCCCGCTGCAGCAGGAGCACATCCAGCAGCACACACAGCGCCACATGCTGGTCAAAGAGAGGCACATCCCCTCACTGGTGTCTCAGCCGCAGCAGACTGTGGTGCAGGTGCTGGCCGTGAAAACAACCCAGCCGCTACCGAAACTGCAGCAGGTGCCAGGCCAGCAGAAAATATACATGCAGTCACacctatcccagaccccagtacaGATCCCAATGTCATCGGAGAAGCAGCCCAGCAGTCAG CCCATAGTATCACAGGGTTCTGCGGTTACGAAGATCACGTTTGAGGGACATCATCCGCCTACTGTTTCGAAAGCAACAGTAAGCGATTGTCTACCAAAGCTCACCCCTGCTATAGCCAGTATCCTCCCCAGCATGTCATTGGCAGACAAGGCATCCGTTGCGGATATACTGAAGATGTCAATGATGGAAGCCGATATAGATCCGAATGTTGAACCCATGATTGTGGATGCCCCATGTAAAGTTACTCCTATAATTAAACCTATGCCAGTGTTAACGGAGGCGGCCATACCTCCTCAGGTGCAGAGGCTATCTACACCAAGTGCAGTGACCACTACTGTACCGCCACCTCCTAAATGCTTCCCAGCCCCCATCATTACTGCAACCTCTTCCACTGCGCTGCCAGTACCATTGCCACCACCACCTCCACTTACCAGAAAAGTAGATGTTCCTGTTGCCAGTCAGATTATTCAGATCCAGAATGTCCCACAAGCTCCAAAGAGAACGGAAGAAATGCCTTCTGAAATTATTATACAG ACCATCCCGCAGTATCCgatcccctgtcactccagctccAACGTGGTGGTGGAGCCCAGCGGCCTCCTAGAGATGAATAACTTTACCAGTCAGCGGCTCGGGGATGAGGACACGGTGATCATTCACGATGGCGACATCACTACGGATGAGAGGACACAGTGTAAACCATCGCTCAATATTGAGCATGCATAG